In Streptomyces nojiriensis, one genomic interval encodes:
- a CDS encoding ABC transporter ATP-binding protein, with amino-acid sequence MTETRHGGTGGHAAVAARARKVVKAYGSGETRVVALDDVDVDIMGGQFTAIMGPSGSGKSTLMHCLAGLDTVTSGQIHLDDTEITGLKDKKLTQLRRDRIGFIFQAFNLLPTLNALENITLPMDIAGRKPDAEWLNRVVETVGLAGRLKHRPTELSGGQQQRVAVARALAARPQIIFGDEPTGNLDSRAGAEVLGFLRRSVDELGQTIVMVTHDPVAASYADRVIFLADGRIVDEMYGPTADQVLDRMKDFDARGRTS; translated from the coding sequence ATGACCGAAACCAGGCACGGGGGTACTGGAGGGCATGCAGCCGTCGCGGCCCGGGCGCGAAAGGTCGTCAAGGCCTACGGCTCCGGGGAGACGCGCGTCGTCGCCCTCGACGACGTGGACGTGGACATCATGGGCGGCCAGTTCACCGCGATCATGGGTCCCTCCGGCTCCGGCAAGTCCACGCTGATGCACTGCCTCGCCGGTCTCGACACGGTGACCAGCGGCCAGATCCACCTGGACGACACCGAGATCACCGGGCTGAAGGACAAGAAGCTCACGCAGCTGCGCCGCGACCGGATCGGCTTCATCTTCCAGGCCTTCAACCTGCTGCCCACGCTCAACGCCCTGGAGAACATCACGCTCCCCATGGACATCGCGGGCCGCAAGCCCGACGCGGAGTGGCTGAACCGGGTCGTGGAGACGGTGGGCCTCGCCGGCAGGCTCAAGCACCGCCCGACCGAGCTCTCCGGCGGCCAGCAGCAGCGGGTGGCGGTCGCCCGCGCCCTCGCCGCGCGCCCGCAGATCATCTTCGGCGACGAGCCGACCGGAAACCTGGACTCCAGGGCGGGCGCCGAGGTCCTCGGCTTCCTGCGCCGCTCGGTCGACGAGCTCGGCCAGACGATTGTCATGGTCACGCACGACCCGGTGGCCGCCTCCTACGCGGACCGCGTCATCTTCCTGGCCGACGGCCGGATCGTCGACGAGATGTACGGTCCGACCGCCGACCAGGTCCTGGACCGCATGAAGGACTTCGACGCGCGCGGGCGGACCTCATGA
- a CDS encoding MFS transporter — MPSGPAADTPGAGVPAKNAPAAGPAARPPAPVVASLMLGMALVALDSTIVATAVPQIVGELGGFSVFSWLFSGYLLAVTVTLPVYGKLSDTFGRKPVLLFGIGLFLVGSLLCASAWNMAALIAFRIVQGLGGGALQGTIQTLAADLYPLRDRPRIQARMSSVWATSAVAGPALGGLLASYAHWRWIFLINLPLAGLALWMIARHLTEPVRSPGRRGPVDWAGALAVFACGGLLLFALVQGGVAWPWLSAPSLGLLGASALLAAVVVRVERRAPEPILPGWVWRRRTIAAVNLAMGALGLLMVAPMVFMPTYAQSVLGLGPVGAGLVMSVMTLSWPVTAACSQHVYRRIGFRNTAAVGIALAAVILFSFTLLPYPARPWQPALIMLLLGGALGLFQLPLIVGVQSTVGWAERGTTTASVLFCRQVGQSVGAALLAAVANATIAARLADAPVPGLPEHLDDVAKALERPALLPAAAAGYLREAVAAAVEHIFLGATAAAVAALLVLLLVAPRRFPVLPELREAQKE; from the coding sequence ATACCCTCCGGGCCCGCTGCCGATACCCCCGGGGCCGGCGTTCCGGCCAAGAACGCGCCTGCGGCCGGGCCGGCCGCCAGGCCGCCGGCCCCGGTGGTCGCCTCGCTGATGCTCGGCATGGCCCTCGTCGCCCTGGACAGCACCATCGTGGCCACCGCCGTCCCGCAGATCGTGGGCGAACTCGGCGGATTCTCCGTCTTCTCCTGGCTCTTCTCCGGCTACCTGCTCGCGGTGACCGTCACCCTGCCCGTCTACGGGAAGCTGTCCGACACCTTCGGCCGCAAGCCCGTCCTGCTCTTCGGCATCGGCCTCTTCCTCGTCGGTTCGCTGCTGTGCGCGTCCGCCTGGAACATGGCCGCCCTCATCGCCTTCCGCATCGTCCAGGGCCTGGGCGGCGGCGCCCTCCAGGGCACGATCCAGACCCTGGCCGCCGACCTCTACCCGCTCAGGGACCGGCCGCGGATCCAGGCCCGGATGTCCAGCGTGTGGGCCACCTCGGCCGTGGCCGGCCCGGCGCTCGGCGGGCTGCTCGCCTCGTACGCGCACTGGCGCTGGATCTTCCTGATCAACCTTCCGCTGGCCGGGCTCGCCCTGTGGATGATCGCCCGTCACCTGACCGAGCCCGTCCGGTCGCCCGGGCGCCGGGGACCGGTCGACTGGGCGGGCGCGCTCGCCGTCTTCGCCTGCGGCGGACTGCTGCTCTTCGCGCTGGTCCAGGGCGGGGTCGCCTGGCCCTGGCTGTCCGCGCCCTCGCTCGGGCTGCTGGGCGCGAGCGCGCTGCTGGCCGCCGTCGTGGTCCGGGTGGAACGCCGGGCTCCGGAGCCGATCCTGCCCGGCTGGGTGTGGCGCCGGCGCACCATCGCCGCCGTCAACCTGGCCATGGGGGCACTCGGCCTGCTGATGGTCGCCCCCATGGTGTTCATGCCGACCTACGCGCAGTCCGTGCTGGGCCTCGGCCCCGTCGGCGCCGGCCTGGTCATGTCGGTGATGACCCTGAGCTGGCCCGTCACCGCCGCCTGCAGCCAGCACGTCTACCGGCGCATCGGCTTCCGCAACACCGCGGCCGTCGGGATCGCGCTCGCCGCGGTGATCCTGTTCTCCTTCACGCTGCTGCCCTACCCCGCCCGGCCCTGGCAGCCCGCGCTGATCATGCTGCTGCTCGGCGGCGCCCTCGGCCTCTTCCAGCTCCCGCTGATCGTCGGGGTCCAGTCCACCGTGGGCTGGGCCGAGCGCGGGACGACGACGGCCTCGGTGCTGTTCTGCCGACAGGTCGGCCAGAGCGTGGGCGCCGCCCTGCTCGCCGCCGTCGCCAACGCCACCATCGCCGCACGCCTGGCGGACGCCCCCGTACCCGGCCTCCCGGAGCACCTGGACGACGTGGCGAAGGCGCTGGAGCGGCCGGCGCTGCTGCCCGCTGCCGCCGCCGGCTACCTGCGCGAGGCCGTGGCCGCCGCCGTGGAGCACATCTTCCTCGGCGCGACGGCGGCCGCCGTGGCCGCGCTGCTGGTCCTGCTGCTGGTGGCGCCGCGCCGGTTCCCCGTCCTGCCGGAACTGCGCGAGGCGCAGAAGGAGTAG
- a CDS encoding CGNR zinc finger domain-containing protein yields the protein MTVTFPLTGELLALDLLNTETAVGDLVADPAGLTAWLAAQAGRLTPVGTVGAGEVAAVRAVREAAGPALDAVRRGVRPPAGALAALNEALAAAPSHRVLAWTGSGGITAGAHRPADPARRLAAELAEAVAELLTDPRVTQVRECEAHDCVLLFLPAHPRRRWCVASVCGNRARVARYYARHKGDTQT from the coding sequence GTGACAGTGACCTTCCCGCTCACCGGTGAGCTCCTCGCGCTGGACCTCCTCAACACCGAGACCGCGGTGGGTGATCTCGTCGCCGACCCGGCGGGGCTCACGGCCTGGCTGGCCGCGCAGGCCGGGCGGCTGACCCCCGTCGGCACCGTCGGCGCGGGCGAGGTGGCCGCCGTGCGGGCCGTACGGGAGGCCGCGGGCCCGGCGCTCGACGCCGTGCGGCGCGGTGTGCGGCCCCCGGCCGGGGCGCTCGCCGCGCTGAACGAGGCCTTGGCCGCGGCGCCCTCGCACCGCGTGCTGGCCTGGACCGGGTCGGGCGGGATCACCGCCGGTGCGCACCGGCCGGCCGATCCGGCCCGGCGGCTCGCGGCGGAGCTGGCCGAGGCGGTCGCGGAGCTGCTGACGGACCCCCGGGTGACACAGGTGCGCGAGTGCGAGGCGCACGACTGCGTCCTGCTCTTCCTGCCGGCGCACCCCCGTCGCCGCTGGTGCGTGGCGTCGGTCTGCGGCAACCGGGCCCGGGTGGCCCGCTATTACGCCCGCCACAAGGGCGACACGCAGACCTAG
- a CDS encoding alpha/beta fold hydrolase, with product MTARRTIPTIRHRTVDVAGVRVAYRESGPADGPVLLLLHGFPTASHQFARLMDALGDTPYRLIAPDYPGFGHTEAPAGFTYAFDRLADIVEGFTDALGLDRFALYVFDFGAPVGLRLATRRPERVTGLIVQNGNAYEEGLSDAAREFAGLRREVPGNEERVRGLFTLEGTRFQYETGVADTGLLSPDGWTLDVHHLGRPGRADAQADLAFDYASNFTHYPAWQAWLRAARIPVLVVWGAGDPFFTPAGAKAYLRDAPQAEVHVFEGAGHFALETHLPQIAPLIEEFLAELP from the coding sequence ATGACCGCTCGCCGCACCATTCCCACCATCCGGCACCGCACCGTCGACGTGGCCGGGGTCCGCGTCGCCTACCGCGAGAGCGGCCCCGCCGACGGCCCCGTACTGCTGCTCCTGCACGGCTTCCCCACCGCCTCGCACCAGTTCGCCCGCCTGATGGACGCCCTCGGCGACACCCCGTACCGCCTGATCGCCCCCGACTACCCGGGCTTCGGCCACACCGAGGCCCCGGCCGGATTCACGTACGCCTTCGACCGGCTCGCCGACATCGTGGAGGGCTTCACCGACGCCCTCGGGCTGGACCGCTTCGCCCTGTACGTCTTCGACTTCGGCGCCCCGGTCGGACTGCGGCTCGCCACGCGCCGGCCGGAGCGGGTGACCGGCCTGATCGTCCAGAACGGCAACGCCTACGAGGAGGGCCTCTCGGACGCGGCCCGCGAGTTCGCCGGACTCCGGCGCGAGGTCCCCGGCAACGAGGAGCGCGTCCGGGGGCTCTTCACCCTGGAGGGCACCCGCTTCCAGTACGAGACCGGCGTCGCCGACACCGGCCTCCTCTCCCCCGACGGCTGGACCCTCGACGTGCACCACCTCGGCCGGCCGGGCCGCGCCGACGCCCAGGCCGACCTCGCCTTCGACTACGCCTCGAACTTCACCCACTACCCCGCCTGGCAGGCCTGGCTGCGCGCCGCCCGGATCCCGGTGCTGGTCGTATGGGGCGCGGGCGACCCCTTCTTCACCCCGGCGGGCGCGAAGGCCTACCTCCGCGACGCCCCGCAGGCCGAGGTCCACGTGTTCGAAGGCGCGGGCCACTTCGCCCTGGAGACCCACCTCCCGCAGATCGCCCCGCTGATCGAGGAGTTCCTCGCCGAACTCCCTTGA
- a CDS encoding alpha/beta fold hydrolase codes for MFGVILATTTAVLATPVAGLLGHRAVRRSANAALMRIDAPAGIDEQGFVRIGGIDQWISIRGEDRTNPVLLELHGGPGAANSPYGARTREWEKHFTLVRWDMRGAGLTFAHAPADQGGPVTFARLHQDALEVTRYVLDRMRVDRVVLMPSSFGTTLGLRLARNHPELYCAYVGTDQNVQEAGRDTSAYEGTLERLRAAGRTKDVAAIEAMGSDPRRWTSAQRSSYDKLCAGSDPLTLDTVKKVILGSLWLSPLYTLGRIKAYFGGQGFSESVTEGVSEFDDLADGTRFEMPFFIFQGALDVITPAARAKAYFDAVEAPVKAFELIEGASHFAALRRPDRFLDLLLTHVRPAVTTADRQGTATSTP; via the coding sequence ATGTTCGGTGTCATCCTCGCCACCACCACCGCCGTACTCGCCACGCCCGTCGCCGGTCTGCTCGGCCACCGCGCCGTGCGGCGCTCGGCGAACGCCGCGCTCATGCGGATCGACGCGCCGGCCGGCATCGACGAGCAGGGCTTCGTCCGCATCGGCGGAATCGACCAGTGGATCTCGATCCGCGGCGAGGACCGCACCAACCCCGTACTCCTGGAGCTCCACGGCGGCCCCGGGGCGGCCAACTCCCCCTACGGAGCCCGCACCCGGGAGTGGGAGAAGCACTTCACCCTCGTCCGCTGGGACATGCGCGGCGCCGGGCTGACCTTCGCCCACGCCCCCGCGGACCAGGGCGGACCGGTCACCTTCGCCCGGCTCCACCAGGACGCCCTGGAGGTCACCCGGTACGTCCTGGACCGGATGCGCGTGGACCGGGTGGTGCTGATGCCGAGCTCCTTCGGCACCACCCTCGGCCTCCGGCTGGCCCGCAACCACCCCGAGCTCTACTGCGCGTACGTCGGCACCGACCAGAACGTCCAGGAGGCGGGCCGGGACACCTCCGCCTACGAGGGCACGCTGGAGCGGCTGCGGGCCGCGGGCCGGACCAAGGACGTGGCGGCGATCGAGGCGATGGGGTCCGACCCCCGGCGCTGGACCTCCGCGCAGCGGTCCTCGTACGACAAACTGTGCGCCGGCAGCGACCCGCTGACCCTGGACACGGTCAAGAAGGTGATCCTCGGGTCGCTGTGGCTGTCACCGCTCTACACCCTCGGCCGGATCAAGGCGTACTTCGGCGGTCAGGGCTTCTCGGAATCCGTCACCGAGGGAGTGTCGGAGTTCGACGACCTGGCCGACGGGACCCGCTTCGAGATGCCGTTCTTCATCTTCCAGGGAGCGCTCGACGTGATCACCCCGGCGGCGCGCGCCAAGGCGTACTTCGACGCCGTCGAGGCACCGGTGAAGGCCTTCGAACTGATCGAGGGAGCCTCCCACTTCGCCGCCCTCCGCCGCCCGGACCGCTTCCTGGACCTCCTCCTGACCCATGTCCGTCCGGCGGTCACCACCGCCGACCGCCAGGGAACGGCCACCTCCACGCCCTGA
- a CDS encoding cellulose-binding protein — MSAPIATVRGRGYRMEEVDRYLARLSGSRDEAWERVARLTVLAKQMEADAARLREAVAALAPQTYDELSERARRILLLAEEEADALRADARVDASATLGAAEARADRTAELARGDAEAVREQTEVRARQGLLRAQREADDVRSGAREDAAAWRAQATAALAETRRRAESERAEREQEQAERREAAERELAAREADLEARHAEQERYAEARLAQARREFAEAEESARHGQEDAEARAAELVAQARVAEERIGRETRGILREHGEAAEEMRAHMNHVRSSLAALTGRAPAEG; from the coding sequence CCGCATGGAAGAGGTCGACCGGTATCTCGCCCGGCTCTCCGGGAGCCGGGACGAGGCCTGGGAGCGGGTGGCACGGCTGACGGTCCTGGCCAAGCAGATGGAGGCGGACGCGGCGCGGCTGCGGGAGGCGGTCGCCGCGCTGGCTCCGCAGACGTACGACGAGCTGAGCGAGCGGGCCCGCCGGATCCTGTTGCTGGCGGAGGAGGAGGCGGACGCCCTGCGGGCCGACGCGCGGGTGGACGCCTCGGCGACGCTGGGCGCGGCCGAGGCGCGCGCCGACCGGACGGCGGAGCTCGCGCGGGGCGACGCGGAGGCGGTGCGCGAGCAGACGGAGGTCCGGGCCCGGCAGGGGCTGCTGCGGGCGCAGCGCGAGGCGGACGACGTGCGGTCGGGGGCGCGGGAGGACGCGGCGGCGTGGCGGGCGCAGGCGACGGCCGCGCTGGCGGAGACGCGGCGGCGGGCGGAGTCGGAGCGGGCGGAGCGCGAGCAGGAGCAGGCGGAGCGCCGGGAGGCGGCGGAGCGGGAGCTGGCGGCGCGCGAGGCGGACCTGGAGGCGCGCCACGCGGAGCAGGAGCGGTACGCCGAGGCCCGGCTGGCGCAGGCGCGGCGCGAGTTCGCCGAGGCGGAGGAGTCGGCGCGGCACGGGCAGGAGGACGCGGAGGCGCGGGCGGCCGAGCTGGTCGCGCAGGCGCGGGTGGCGGAGGAGCGGATCGGGCGCGAGACGCGGGGGATCCTGCGGGAGCACGGGGAGGCGGCGGAGGAGATGCGGGCGCACATGAACCACGTGCGCTCCAGCCTGGCGGCACTGACGGGCCGCGCCCCGGCGGAGGGCTAG